CATTTTCATCTCGGTTCAAGAGGCTCTTTTAAACGAGGGACAAAAATCCGGCAAATAAAAAGGGCCGTGACCGGCCCTTTGCTGTTCGCATTCTGAGATTGAACCATGTCAGACGTCGAAGGAGACGCCCTGAGCGAGCGGAAGCTCGGCCGAATAGTTGATCGTGTTGGTGGCGCGGCGCATGTAGCCTTTCCATGCGTCCGAGCCGGACTCGCGACCGCCGCCGGTCTCTTTCTCGCCGCCGAAGGCACCGCCGATTTCAGCGCCGGACGGGCCGATGTTGACGTTGCAGATGCCGCAGTCGGATCCTGCTGCGCTCATGAATTCCTCTGCCTCTCGCATGTTGAGGGTGAAGATGCAGGAAGACAGGCCCTGCGGCACGTCATTGTGCAGGGCGAGCGCATCGGCGAAGTCGCTATAGCGCATGACATAGAGGATCGGCGCGAAGGTCTCGGTTTTGACCACGTCGCTCTGGCCCGGCATTTCAACAAGAGCCGGGGTGACATAGCATCCGCCAAGACCTTCCTTCTCGACACGTACGCCACCGGTCACGTTGCCGCCTTGTTCGCGGGCCGCGGTGAGGGATGCCTGCATGGTGTTGAAGGCGGTCTCGTCGATCAGCGGACCAACCAGCGTCCCCGGCTCCAGCGGAGAGCCGACGGGGAGGGAGCTATAGGCTTTCTTGAGCTGATCGACGAGCTGGTCCGCGATGCTCTCATGCACGATCAGGCGGCGCAGGGATGTGCAGCGCTGACCGGCGGTGCCAACGGCAGAGAAGCAGATGGCGCGGACGGCCATTCCGAGATCGGCGCTCGGGGCGACAACCATGGCGTTGTTGCCACCTAGCTCGAGGATGGAGCGACCAAAGCGATCGGCAACACGCGGGCCAACGGCGCGACCCATGCGGGTGGAGCCGGTGGCTGAGATGATCGGGGCTTTGGGATTGTCGACGAGAGCTTCGCCAGCGGCCGGGCCGCCGATGACCAACTGGTGCAGTCCTTCGGGCGCGGCATCGAATTTTGCGATCACGCGGGCCAGAATGGCCTCACAGGCAAGCGCCGTCAGCGGGGTTTTCTCGGACGGTTTCCAGACCACGGCATCGCCACAGACCAGCGCAAGGCAGGTGTTCCACGACCAGACCGCGACGGGGAAGTTGAAGGCGGAAATGACGCCGCAGACTCCCATCGGATGCCAGGTTTCCATCATGCGATGGCCGGGGCGTTCGGAAGCGATTGTCTTGCCGTAGAGCTGGCGAGACTGACCGACGGCGAAATCGCAGATGTCGATCATTTCCTGCACCTCGCCAAGGCCTTCGGACAGGATCTTGCCAGCTTCGATGCTGACGAGGCGGCCAAGGGCTTCCTTGTGGGTGCGCAATTCTTCGCCGAGCAGACGGACGAGTTCACCGCGCACGGGAGCCGGGACGGTGCGCCATTTGAGATAGGCCTCATGGGCCGCGTCAACCGCGGCATTCATCGCGGCGGCGTCCTGTTCGGTCACGTTGGCAATAAAGCTGCCATCAATCGGGCTGTTGACGACCAGCGAACCGGTCAGTAAATCGCCAGACACACCGAGCTTTTCAAGCAGGGCGCTGGTTTCGTCATTGAGCGAAAGTTTCATGGAAACGTTCATCGGATTCTCCAAGGAAGGTGTTCGGCCTGCCGTCTCGGGAGGTTGCGGCGTGCCTTTAAATTATTGATTTATATTTGTTATTTTCATGGGCTGGCCGATAGTATAATGATGTGATGCGTGGCGCGACAGAGGTGGCGAAGATGGTCGCTATAGATTGTCGGAACACTTTGGCAAATTGCCGGAATCTTGTGATAATGTGTCAGTTTGTAGTTTGCCCCTGATGGAAAATCATGAATAAGTGAGCTCAGCGCATGGGGCATCCGAGGGCAGAGAGGGCTAGACTGTGCGATGTCAAAACCAAACAGGGGAGATGCGTCATGCGGCGTGCGCTTGATGATCTTGATCGACAACTGATCCGACTGCTGCAGGCGGACGCCCGGCTGTCAACATCCGAAATCGGTCGCAAGCTGTCCGTTGCCCGTTCGACCGTGCATGAGCGCATCGAGCGTCTCAAGCGGGAAGGGGTGATCGACGGCTTCACCGTGCTGCTGAACAGCGATCCGCTGGACGCGCTCAACCGGGCGATCGTGTTTGTCGAGATCGATCCCAAGATGCAGGCGGCTATCGTGCGCAAGCTGGAGGATTTTCCCGAGATTTCCTCCTGCTTCACGGTGAATGGCGCCTTCGATCTGGCGCTGATCGTGGAAATGCCGCAGCTTGAGGATCTGGATGCCCTGCTTGATGAAATTGGTGAGATCGAGGGTGTGGCGCGGACGATGACCAACATCATTCTGGCCAAAAAGTTTGATCGCCGTCACACGCTGATCAATGAGACGGCGAAGAAACTGTTCGGTCAGGAGCCGTTTTGAGCCCTGACAGGGCTTTGGCGGCGCTCAGAACTTGTCTTTTCTCGTGCGGATTTCGGCGAAGACCTCCGGGTCTTCTGCTTCTGACATGCCGAGGGAATCCTTGATGTCCTGATGGTTCGCACGGATGAAGCTGTTGGTGGTCAGCTCTTCAAGGATGCTGGTCGGGACGGTGGGCAGTCCCTTGGCGCGCAGCTCCCGAATGTCATTCACACGTTGCAGCAGCAGCTCATTGTCCGGCTCGATGGTCAGGCAGAATTCGGCGTTGGCGAGCGTATATTCGTGGCCGCAGAAAACGGTTGTTTCCGGCGGCAGCTTGGCGAGCTTGTCGACTGAGAACCACATGTCACGCAAAGTGCCTTCAAAGACGCGGCCGCAGCCTAGGGCGAAAACCGTATCGCCGGTGAAGGCCAGTTCCGCGTCGGGGATCCAGTAGCTGATGTGATCGAGGGTGTGGCCGGGGGTGCCAAGACAATAGATAGTCACCGCGCCGAATTTGAATTTGTCGCCGTCTTCGACGCCATGGTCAATATGCCCGATCTTCTCCCGGCTCATCTCCGGTCCCCAGACTGCCGCTCCGGTTGCAGCCTTGATTGCTGCGAGGCCGCCGACATGATCATGGTGATGATGGGTGATGAGAATGTGTGTCAGCGTCCAGCCGGTTTCTTGAAGGGCGGCCATGATCGGGCCTTCTTCGGGGGCATCGACCAACAGGGTGACATTCTCCTCCGGATCGTGGGCGAGAACCGCATAATTGTCGGACAGGCAAGGAATGAGTTTGGTTACGAGTGCATGTTTTGTCACGCGGTCTTTCTCCCCGGGATTGGCCGGTTTTGTCGTTTGGCGGAGTGTTGCACAGATTATAACGTTTCTGTAGTGAAAATATGTTTTTCTGATCTCACCTCCCATCCTTGCCAACAGGGCGAGGCGAGGTGGCAATCGCTGTCGGCAAGGGTTGGAATCGGCGACTGTCGGTGCCACATTAGAGAGATGACAGGAGCCGAAAGGCGCTTGGCGCGCTTGCGGGCCGGGCATGGCGACCAAAAGTGAGCGCGCATGTTTCTTGATGTACTTGATTTGCGGAATTTCTACGCCCAGCCACTCGGCGGGGTGACTGCGCAGCACATCAATCTCGGAATTCGCCAGCATTGGCCAAACCTCAACGGCCTGACTGTTCTTGGTATGGGCTATGCGCCACCCTATCTCAGAGAGCTGCGGGGAGAGGCCGAGCGCACCCTGTCGCTGATGCCAGCCCAGCAAGGGGCGGTCTATTGGCCCTCCACGGGGGCATCCCTGACCAGTCTGGTTGATGCCAATGCGCTGCCGCTACCCGATTCCTGCATTGACCGGATCCTGCTTGTTCACATGCTCGAGCTCGTTGACAATCCGGCAGATCATCTCAGGGAGATCTGGCGGGTGCTGACACCGGGCGGGCGATTGCTCGTTGTCGTTCCAAACCGTCGCGGCGTCTGGGCGCGTCTGGAGCATTCCCCCTTTGCCTATGGTCGTCCCTTCTCGAAAGGGCAGCTCACCCATCTCATGCGGGATACGATGTTCACACCCGTGCGCTGGAGCGAGGCTCTCCATTTCGGACCCTTCAAGGGGCGTGGCTATTTCGGCTCGGCCCGGCTGTGGGAGAAGATTGGTAAGCGTTGCTGGCCCGCCTTTGCCGGTGTGCATATTGTCGAGGCGACAAAGCTGATGCGTCAGGCCCTGCCGGCGCAGGAGGCCAATGTGTTGCAGTCGAGCTTCCGGCCGGTCTTCCTGCCGGTGCCCCATCTTCCCAACAGCTATCCGGGTGCGGGCATCCGCAATCCCTTCTTCGATTGGCAGGGCGAGCGAAACTGGCGGGATCCGGACCCTCAGGCCTGACGGATTTTGGCCCGAGATTATTTGGCTTGGGGATCGCGGCTCAACAGGAAGATGGCCTGTTCGGCAAACAGGTTCCAGAACCACCATGGGGCGCTGAAGGAAATGCGCTCGCCATTGCCCTGCAAGCCATGCGCCTTCTCGATGACGGCGTTGGTCTCCTTGCACAGATTGACGAAATCGCGAACCGTACAGAAGTGAATGTTGGGCGTGTCGTACCAGCTGTAGGGCAGATAGTCGTTGACCGGCATGCGGCCATGGAACATCAGGTCCGAGCGGACGCGCCAATGTCCGAAGTTTGGAAAGGACACGATGGCCTTGGAGCCGATGCGCAGGAGATGCTCGAGCACATTGCGCGGATTGCGGGTCGCCTGAATGGTCTGGCTGAGGATCACATAGTCGAAACTGTTGTCCGGATAGTAGATCAGATCCTCGTCCGCATCGCCCTGAATGACCGACAGACCACGGGCCACGCATTTGTTGACGCCGCGCTGGGACAGCTCGATGCCGCGCCCCTCGACGTTGCACTGATCGCGCAGCATTTCCAGCAGTCCGCCGTCGTCGCTGCCCACGTCGAGCACGCGGGAGCCCGGCTCCACCATGCCTGCGACGAGTTCAAAGTCGATGCGGGTGTTGTCTGCCCGTCCGCCCACGATGAGAGCTTTCTTGTCGGTCTCTGAGGTCATTGTCCGCTCTCTCCATCGGTCCCGGTTTTGCCCGGTGCGGCGAAGCTGAGATTGTAGTCACGGGCCGCTGCATTGAGGAAGCCATCGACCGCATCGAAGAATTCGGGTTCCTCAAGCAGGAAGGCGTCATGGCCCTTGTCGGTTTCGATCTCGACAAAGCTCACCGAAGCCCCTGCCGCATTGAGGGCATGGACGAGCAGGCGGCTGCCAGAGGTCGGATAGTGCCAGTCAGAGGTGAAGGAGACCAGACAGACGCGCGGGGTCTTGCGGTTGAAGGCCTTTGCCAACTGTCCGCCATAGTCTGCCGCGATGTCGAAATAATCCATTGCGCGCGTGACATAGAGGTAGGAGTTGGCGTCGAAGCGGTCAACGAAGGTCATGCCCTGATGGCGAAGGTAGCTCTCGATCTGGAAATCGGCATCAAAGGAAAAGGTCTTCGCATCGCGATTCTGCAGATTGCGGCCGAACTTGCTCTGCAGCGACTGCTCGGACATGTAGGTGACATGGGCGGCCATGCGCGCAACGGACAGGCCCTTGCGCGGCGTGGTGCCGAGTTCGAGATAGCGTCCGCCATGCCATTCCGGATCAGCCATCACGGCCTGCCGTCCGACCTCGTAGAAGGCTATATTCTGCGAAGTATGGTGCGGCGCGGTGGCGATGAAGACGGCCGACGCGCAGAGTTCGGGATATTCCGAGGCCCACTGGATGGCCTGCATGCCACCCATGGAGCCGCCGATGACGCTGAAAAGTTTTTCGATGCCCAGATGTTTGATGAGCATGGTCTGGGCGCGCACCATGTCACGGATCGTGATGACCGGTAGCTCGAGGCCATAGGCCTTGCCGGTTTCTGGGTTGATCGAGGCGGGTCCTGTGGAGCCGGAGCAGCCACCCAGCACGTTCGAGCAGATGACGAAGTAGCGATCGGTATCGATGGGTTTGCCCGGTCCGATCAGGGCTGACCACCAGCCCTGCTTGCCCGTCACGGGAGATTGTGAGGCGGCATATTGGTCGCCGGTCAGGGCGTGGCAGGCGAGGATCGCATTGCTGCGGTCCTCGTTGAGGGTGCCGTATGTCTCGTAAGCGATGGTGAAGGGGCTGAGGGTGACGCCAGCATCCAGCTCAAGCGGCTCGTCCGGGCCGAATGTGACGCTCTGGCTCGAGGGAGAGCGTGCCTCGTGCAGGGCCAGATCTTCCGTTTCGCCCACGGTGCTGTCGTTGTCTTTGGTGTCCGTGGGGTCGGTCATGGCAATCCTCGAGCATCCTTCGCATGCAGATTTCGTGTGATAGCGAAACAGCGCAGGCTAAGATGCGCTTCCTCCTTGTCCTCATTTATGCGGGACAATGTGTATTTCTCGTAGCTAGGCACGGACAGGGGCGCTGTCAAATGTTTTCTTTGCTTTTCTTCTCCGCGTTTTTTATGAATGGTTGCCAAATGATAAGGCGAAATAATCTGTTCAGGACCTGCCATGAGTGAAAGTTCCAAGGAGCGCGAAGGTGCCGATGCACCGACGCTGGATGAATTGCGGCAACGGATCGACCGGATCGACGAGGTGATCCATCGGTCCCTGATCGAGCGCAGCGAAATCGTCAAAGCCCTGATTGCGGTCAAACGGACCGACAAGCCGGGGGCGGCCTTCCGTCCGGGCAGAGAAGTGGACATGATGCGCCGTCTTGTCGGGCGTCATCGCGGGATCCTGCCGATCACCACGGTCGAGCATATCTGGCGCGAGATCATTGCCACCTTCACCCACATGCAGGCGCCGTATGACGTGGTGGTTGCGCCGGGGGCAGCCTTGCGCGACGTTGCGCGCTTCTATTTCGGCTTTACGGTCGGGTTCAAGGAGGCCGTGAGCCCCGAAACGGTGATCAACGATGTGCGAGCCGGAGAAGGCTCGGTGCTCGGGGTTGTCGGGCTGAAAGACGTCTCTGACACGCCGTGGTGGCTGACGCTGGCAAGCGACGGGGTGCAGGTCATTGCCCGCTTGCCGGTGATCCGGCAGGAGGGACGCCCGGTCGACACGGACGCGGTGGTGCTGTCCATGCCGCTGATGGATACCACTGTGCCGGACATGCATCTGGTGGCGCTTGCCGCCTCGAGCCTTGAAGGCGCAGATGATGCCATCCGCGCCGTCGGCGGGACGGTGCTGTCGACCTGTGCCGTTAAGGATCGGGTGGAAATTCTCACGGCGATGCCGTTCTCGGTGGGGGATTTCAAGATCGAACGCCTGACCGAGCTTGCCGTCAATCCGCTGGTCATCCGGGGCAACGTGGGCGGCTACTGGACGCCGATCACCCTGTCCTGATTGCCGTGACAGTTTGGCGAGAGACCAAATTGCGACATAGCTGTCATGAAATTCATTGAACCAAGGCTTTTCTCTTGAATGGGCCGTGAGCTTGGCTGTAAGACTGGCCGAGCCAAAAACAACAAGAAAGTGCAGGAGTGCAGCCATGTCTCTGAAGCAAGAGCCAGTGCGTCCGAAGCCCCGCGACTGTGTGACCGGGATCCCTCTTTACGTTCCGGGCAAGAGCAAAGCCAATGGCAACGGTCGCGTTCACAAGCTGTCGTCGAATGAAAGCCCGCTGGGGGCCAGCCCCAAGGCGGTTGATGCCTATCGCCAGATGGCAGGACAGCTTGAGCTTTATCCGGACGGCGGCAGCAACTCCTTGCGTGATGCAATTGCAGAGGTCCATGGCGTCCATCCCGAGCGCGTTCTTTGCGGTGCCGGGTCGGATGAGGTTCTGAGCCTGCTTGCCAATGCCTATCTGGAAAGCGGTGATGAGGCCATCTATTGCGAGCATGGCTTCCTGATGTATCCGATTGCCATTCAGGCCGCCGGGGCAACCCCTGTCGTTGCCATGGAAAAGGATCTGACCACCGATGTGGATGCCATCCTTGCGGCTGTGACCGACAAGACGAAGATGGTTTTTCTGGCCAACCCGAACAACCCGACGGGCACCTACCTGCCGTTCTCCGAAGTACGCCGTTTGCACAAGGGGTTGCCGGGCAATGTAATTCTGGTGCTTGATGCCGCCTACGCGGAATATGTCACCAGCACCGACTACGAGGCCGGGATCGAGCTTGCTGGCAGTTCCGAGAATGTCGTAATGACCCGCACCTATTCCAAGATCTACGGGCTTGCCAGCCTGCGCCTTGGCTGGTGCTATGGTCCTCAGGCCATTATCGATGCCATGAACCGCATTCGTGGTCCGTTCAACGTGTCCGGTCCGGCTCAGTCTGCCGGTATCGCTGCCATTCGTGATCAGGAATTCGTGCGCTCTGCGGTCGAGCATAACAGCGAATGGCTGCCGAAGGTGACGAAGGCTCTTGAAGGCATCGGCCTCAAGGTGACCCCGAGTGTGGCCAACTTCATCCTCATTCACTTCCCCGAAGTGCCCGGCAAGACAGCAGCTGAGGCTGACAAATATCTGCTTGATCATGGCTGCGTGCTGCGGCAGGTCGATAGCTATAATCTGCCCAACTCGCTGCGGATGACCATCGGCACGAAAGAGGCTTGTGAAGACGTGATTGCGACCCTGACCAAATTCCTGAACGGGGCGCACTGATGTCTGATTTTATGTTCCAGCGCATGGCCCTCATCGGCATCGGCCTGTTGGGGTCCTCGATTGCTCTTGCAGCGCGACAACGGGGTCTGGTGGATCATATCGCCATCACCACCCGTTCGGAGGCGACGCTTCATCGGGCCGAGGAACTTGGGCTGGGGGACAGTTATCACATCAATTCCGTCGATGCGGTCAAGGATGCGGACCTGATCATTGTCTGCACGCCCGTGGGGGCCTGCGAGGCTGTGGCCAAGGCCATTGCGCCGCATCTTCAGCCGGGTGCCATCGTGACCGATGTGGGCTCGGTGAAGGCTTCTGTCGTGCGGCAGATGCAGCCTCATCTTCCCGGAAATGTGCATTTCGTGCCCAGCCATCCCATCGCGGGGACCGAGCATTCCGGCCCGGATGCGGGCTTTGCCGAGCTGTTCATCAATCGCTGGTGCATTCTGACGCCCCCCGAGGGGACAGATGAAGTGGCAGTCGAGACACTGCATGCCTTCTGGACCGCGCTTGGCTCCAATGTCGAGATGATGGACCCGCATCACCATGACAACGTTCTGGCGATCACGTCCCATCTGCCGCACCTGATTGCCTACAACATTGTCGGCACGGCTTCGGATCTCGAGCTGGTCACGAACTCGGAAGTGATCAAATATTCGGCTGGTGGTTTCAGGGATTTCACGCGTCTTGCCGCCTCCGATCCGACCATGTGGCGCGATGTCTTCCTGCACAACAAGGAAGCGGCGCTGGAAATGCTCGGTCGGTTCAGCGAGGATCTGACAGCCTTGCAGCGCGCCATTCGCTGGGAAGACGGGGACAAGCTGTTTGAGCTGTTCTCCCGCACCCGCTCGATCCGGCGCAGCATTATCGATGCCGGGCAGGAAGTGGATGTTTCGGACTTTGGTCGTCATCTCAGGGACGGGGAAACCCACGCCAAGACCCTCAACCGGGACGATCACGAATATACCGGCAGCTGACCGGCTTGCCGTCATCAATCAAAAAAGGGCGCCCGCATCGAATGCGGGCGCCCTTTTTGTTAGGGTGAAACGTCGGTCGGGCAGGCCTTTATTGAACAGCGGGGATGCTGCCCAACGTCAGAAAGCCCGTGCGGATCTTGCCCTTGTCGAGACGGACGTCGACCTCCGAGCCGATCAGATCGCCATCCTTGACGGGCTTGCCCATCAGCTGCATTGCCGTGAGCGGGCCATTGAGGCCGTCACGTTTGGCGGTGAGGGTTGCGCTGGCCGTTGCGCTGGATGCAGGCGGGTTCAGGATGCGCAGTTTCAAGAGGCCATTGGCAAGTCCGCTGTCATCAATCGCGACGTCGCCAGCAAGCTTCAGTGTCTTCTGGCCCACCTCGATCTGACTGTCGATCTTTTCGATCTTGCCGGATTGTCTGAGCCAGGCTTTCGCCGGATTGGCCTCGTTGCGAATGGCAGGGGAGAGGCCATCGACGGCGGTGAAGGAGACCTGACCGGAGAACAGCGGCAGCTGACCGGCCGAGAGATCCGTGGCAGACAGGGACAGGTCGAGATCCGTTGCTGTCTCCGGGTTCGGGCGGAGATGAAGCGCGATCTTTTCGGCCGAGACATCATCGAGGAGCCGGGCGAGTTGCTGATTGTTGGATGAGACCACCGGCTTTTCGGCCTCGAACGAGGCGCGCTTGACAAAGTCCGTCGGGCTGAAGCGGACCGAGCCGCGGATCAGCTCGGAGACCATGGTGAAGGTTTCGCCGGTGCGGTCGTGCGTGAGGTCGACCCGGTTCTCCGCTTCGATGACGGCAAGGTTGGGGGCATAGACCTGCCAGAGGGCGCGGACGGGGCCGCCCTTAGCCTGCCAGCCGCTTCTGGGATCATTGACCTCGTAGGCGGAGCAGGACAGATAGAGGCGGAAGGGATAGCCGCCAAGGCTCTGATCCGCGCAGGAGACAAGGCGCGTGCCATTGACTTCGCGTGCCAACAGCTTGTCGACAATTTCCTGTGCTCTGGTGTAGCTGGTGTACCAGAAGGCGGACCAGCCAGCAAAGACGACAAGCAGGGCTCCAATGAGGTAGAGATATTTTCGGTGGGACTTCGTCCCGTCGGTATCGGTCTTCATTGTGCGTTTGATCCTGTGCTGTCTTGGCTTCTGGATGGGTGGCTTTGATTTGTTGCAAATCATCCGCCTGATTGATATCCAAGAGCTCTTGTCGCCCTTCTATGCCGGTCAATCAAGGCGCAGTTGCGACGGTGAGCAGATTTTTCAAACCCGAAGAGTGGGAGCGGCTGCCGATGGATGAATTGTGGGTTTTTGGCTATGGCTCCCTGATGTGGCGACCGGGCTTCGAGTTTGAAGAAGCCCATGTTGCCGTGCTTGAAGGCTATCATCGCTCACTGTGCGTCTATTCCTATGTCTATCGCGGAACGCCCGAGAAGCCGGGGCTGGTGCTGGGCCTCGCCGAGGGTGGGGAAACCATCGGTATGGCCTTTCGGGTTGCGGCGCTCGATCGCGAGGCGGTCATCGCCTATCTGCGCGAGCGTGAGCAGGTCACGTCGGTCTATCTGGAGCGCACCGGAACAGCCCGGCTGATGTCTGGCGACCGCCGGGGAGAAGAGGTCAAGGTGCTCGCCTATGTGGCGGACCCCGACCATGAACAGTTTGCCGGACAATTGTCGCTCAAGGAGCAGGAACGGGTCGTTCTTGACGGGCGGGGCAAGGCGGGGCCGAACATCGACTATGTGCTCAACACAGTCGATCACCTCAAGGAAATCGACATCGACGATCCCGAGTTGTTTGCGCTCGGAGCTGCGTTGCGCGCAAAGACCGTGTGAATGGCTGCCGGGATCAGGCGGAAAGCCGGAACTGTGATTTGCCAGCGTCTGCAGACAGATCGGCAATGACCTTTTGGCGTTGCTCATCGCCACCCGCCAGCAGATGCACATAGATGCCGAGGGTCGAAAGATCTTCCAGATCAGCATTCTGGAGTGCACGAGGCGACAGGTCGGCGATGTCACCGATCCATTGCACGGTGGGTTGGCCGTCCTTTTCGGTGGCCAGCAGCAGAACGCAATCCTTGAAGGTGGCCAGATCGTCTGCCGAGATTTGCGAGAATATATAGCGGGTGCCCGCCGAGCTCTGCCAATAGCAGAAGCGGTTGGTCAGACTGTCGAGTGTCAGATCGCCGACGGGTCTCTGTATCATGGACTTTCCCCAATAAGCGTTTGTCTCAGATTGTCTTTGTCTGAGGTGGTAACGCTTCATTCCCGATTTTGTTCCCTGTATCCATATTGTGTGTATTTTGTGGCATTCAATACAAGATCTGGATATTTATCGGCGGGGTTTATTGCTTCGGCAGACCACCACCCGCTGCGCGGGCCTCGGCGATCAATCTGTTGCTGTTTTCCTCGATCATTGTGCTGACCTGCTCGAAGAAGGCCGCCTGCTCCAATCCGGGTTCGATTGGGGGCAGAACCTCGAAGATGACCTTGCCTGGATAGAGAAGCACCGACTGGCGCGGCCAGAACAGACCGGTGTTGATAGCCACCGGATAGCAGGGCACATTGAGTTCCTTGTAGATGTAGGCGATGCCGTATTTATAGGCTGGCTCCGCATCAACGGGACGGCGGGTGCCTTCGGGGAAAATGATCAGCTGGCGGGTCTCTTTCATGCGTTCCTTGGCCCGCTGCATCATGGATTTGAGGGTCTTCGACCGGGCGCCGCGATCGATCGGGATCATTTCGCCGCGCGCCACAGCCCAGCCGAACAGCGGGATCCACATCAGCTCGCGCTTCAGGATGAAGAGCGGATCGTCGATGATGGTGAGCAGCGCGAAGGTTTCGTAGACGCTCATGTGCTTGCAGGCGAGGATGAGGCTCTGATCTCTGGGGATGCGCTCCTGATGCCGCACCTCGAAGGAGCCGCCAACGATTTTGGAGAAGAGCCAGGTGCAGACCCGCCCCCAAATGCCGCTGATCGCGATGACATGGCGTCGATGGAAGGGCAGTGTGAACATGCAGGCCAGAACCAGCACGAAGGTGACGGAATAGAAAGCGATGTGAAAGAGCAGCGATCGAATGAGCAGCATCAAGGGACGTCCTTGCCTTTGCCAGCGTAGAGCCGGCTGGAACCGCGCCTGTTATTGACCAAAATTGTGCCGCTGTCCAGCGATCAGGACTCACCGCGGCTGCGGCTTGGAAAAGACGGCAGACGGATCACAAAGCCGAGGCGGAGGCCGTTTTCTTCTTGCCCAGTCGTTCGGTCGTCACATAGATCAGAGAGGCAAGCAGCTTGCCATATTCCTTGGAGAGCAGCTGGAAATTGTTGAGATCGAACAGGCGGGCGATGAGGGATCGACCATCCGAGCGGGTGACGATGTGGCCCTGATAGCGCAGCTCCGGCGCAGCCCGGTACATTTCCAGCATGGTGCGGGGCATGTGATAGGCGCTGGTCACGATGATCAGGCTCTGATAGTCGTTGTTGTGGGCCCACAGGGCGGTCTGGGTGGCATTGGCCACCGTGTTGAGCGCCTGACTGTCGAGCTCGACACAGCAATTGATCTGGGATGCCGTGAGCTTGTAGCGTTTCTGCAGGATCTTATTGGTATAACCCGGATGCACCCCGGAAATCAGCAGCTTCTTGCCCAGCCCCTGATTGAGCAGGCTCACGGCCCGCTCAAGCCGACCCGCGCCACCTGTCACGACGACGATGGCGTCTGCGGCATCCGGGGTCTTCTCGCTGGCCATGAGGACATAGCTGGTGAAATAGACCAGACCACCAACCAGAATGACCACCACGACAGCGGCAAACATGACAAGCGTTCGCGCGACCTTGCGCAGCAGAGACCGCGGCTTCCGCGTGTCTGCGGGCCGGTCCTCATCGGTCAGATTGCTGCTTTGTTGGTGGTCGGACATGCGGGTCTTTGATGCGTGTGATTGGTTAGAGGTCAGGCCAGTTTGCTCAGTGTATTCATGACCGTCAATCTTGTCGTTATTGCGGTGAATATGGCGATGAGCAAAATCAGCGCGAAGGTGCCCAGATAGGCAGCGTAGCCCAGCTGAATGACACCCAGAAGAGCCTGCATCTGATCCATGGCGGCGGATCCCTCATCCTGTCTGACAATGAGCTGCAGGATGAGAAAGGTGACGATGGCAGCCGAGCCACCGGCGAG
This window of the uncultured Cohaesibacter sp. genome carries:
- the metW gene encoding methionine biosynthesis protein MetW — its product is MTSETDKKALIVGGRADNTRIDFELVAGMVEPGSRVLDVGSDDGGLLEMLRDQCNVEGRGIELSQRGVNKCVARGLSVIQGDADEDLIYYPDNSFDYVILSQTIQATRNPRNVLEHLLRIGSKAIVSFPNFGHWRVRSDLMFHGRMPVNDYLPYSWYDTPNIHFCTVRDFVNLCKETNAVIEKAHGLQGNGERISFSAPWWFWNLFAEQAIFLLSRDPQAK
- a CDS encoding class I SAM-dependent methyltransferase, which translates into the protein MFLDVLDLRNFYAQPLGGVTAQHINLGIRQHWPNLNGLTVLGMGYAPPYLRELRGEAERTLSLMPAQQGAVYWPSTGASLTSLVDANALPLPDSCIDRILLVHMLELVDNPADHLREIWRVLTPGGRLLVVVPNRRGVWARLEHSPFAYGRPFSKGQLTHLMRDTMFTPVRWSEALHFGPFKGRGYFGSARLWEKIGKRCWPAFAGVHIVEATKLMRQALPAQEANVLQSSFRPVFLPVPHLPNSYPGAGIRNPFFDWQGERNWRDPDPQA
- a CDS encoding aldehyde dehydrogenase family protein — translated: MNVSMKLSLNDETSALLEKLGVSGDLLTGSLVVNSPIDGSFIANVTEQDAAAMNAAVDAAHEAYLKWRTVPAPVRGELVRLLGEELRTHKEALGRLVSIEAGKILSEGLGEVQEMIDICDFAVGQSRQLYGKTIASERPGHRMMETWHPMGVCGVISAFNFPVAVWSWNTCLALVCGDAVVWKPSEKTPLTALACEAILARVIAKFDAAPEGLHQLVIGGPAAGEALVDNPKAPIISATGSTRMGRAVGPRVADRFGRSILELGGNNAMVVAPSADLGMAVRAICFSAVGTAGQRCTSLRRLIVHESIADQLVDQLKKAYSSLPVGSPLEPGTLVGPLIDETAFNTMQASLTAAREQGGNVTGGVRVEKEGLGGCYVTPALVEMPGQSDVVKTETFAPILYVMRYSDFADALALHNDVPQGLSSCIFTLNMREAEEFMSAAGSDCGICNVNIGPSGAEIGGAFGGEKETGGGRESGSDAWKGYMRRATNTINYSAELPLAQGVSFDV
- a CDS encoding Lrp/AsnC family transcriptional regulator produces the protein MRRALDDLDRQLIRLLQADARLSTSEIGRKLSVARSTVHERIERLKREGVIDGFTVLLNSDPLDALNRAIVFVEIDPKMQAAIVRKLEDFPEISSCFTVNGAFDLALIVEMPQLEDLDALLDEIGEIEGVARTMTNIILAKKFDRRHTLINETAKKLFGQEPF
- the gloB gene encoding hydroxyacylglutathione hydrolase, coding for MTKHALVTKLIPCLSDNYAVLAHDPEENVTLLVDAPEEGPIMAALQETGWTLTHILITHHHHDHVGGLAAIKAATGAAVWGPEMSREKIGHIDHGVEDGDKFKFGAVTIYCLGTPGHTLDHISYWIPDAELAFTGDTVFALGCGRVFEGTLRDMWFSVDKLAKLPPETTVFCGHEYTLANAEFCLTIEPDNELLLQRVNDIRELRAKGLPTVPTSILEELTTNSFIRANHQDIKDSLGMSEAEDPEVFAEIRTRKDKF
- a CDS encoding homoserine O-acetyltransferase, giving the protein MTDPTDTKDNDSTVGETEDLALHEARSPSSQSVTFGPDEPLELDAGVTLSPFTIAYETYGTLNEDRSNAILACHALTGDQYAASQSPVTGKQGWWSALIGPGKPIDTDRYFVICSNVLGGCSGSTGPASINPETGKAYGLELPVITIRDMVRAQTMLIKHLGIEKLFSVIGGSMGGMQAIQWASEYPELCASAVFIATAPHHTSQNIAFYEVGRQAVMADPEWHGGRYLELGTTPRKGLSVARMAAHVTYMSEQSLQSKFGRNLQNRDAKTFSFDADFQIESYLRHQGMTFVDRFDANSYLYVTRAMDYFDIAADYGGQLAKAFNRKTPRVCLVSFTSDWHYPTSGSRLLVHALNAAGASVSFVEIETDKGHDAFLLEEPEFFDAVDGFLNAAARDYNLSFAAPGKTGTDGESGQ